The Thermodesulfobacteriota bacterium genome includes the window AGCCGCCGCAGCCAGGAAGCCCGCCGCCCCCACCACGCGCAGACCATGCCCCGGTGGCAGGACCGCGAGCAGTCCCAGCACACCCAGGGACCCGGCCGCGGCACCCAGCAGATCGGCCCGGTAGATCCGAGAGATGTCGGCGCTGCAGGCGCGAAGGGCCAGGCCCAGGGCCGACGCGGCGAAGAAGAACGGAACGGCCAGGACGAGATACATCGCCCCGAAGTACGCCCACTGCCGGGGCTCCCACACGGCGGCCATGGGCTCGAAGGGAATCCGTTGGGCCAGGGCGAAGGTGGCGGGCGCCAGGGCTCCGAAGAGGGCGCAGCACACCCGGTACGCCCAGGGGAAGCGGGCAACGAGGGGACCCTGGGCGAGGCTCAGAACCGCCCCGCTCACCCCGTAGCCCAGGAGCGCGAGGCTGATCACCGTGGCGGCGAAGTGGTGCCAGAGCACCACCGACAACAGGCGCATCAGGAGCACCTGATACGCCAGGGCGCCGGCGGAGAGGAGGGAGACCGAGAAGAAGAACATGTGCGTCACCCGCCGACGGGGGGATCGGTTACGGCCTCCCTCGGCATTGTCCCGAGCCGAAATCGAAATCGTGATCGGGGTTCGGGTCGATCTCGATTGCGATCGCGATTTCGATTTCAATAAGTTGCTACGGAGTTCAGTGGCCCCCCGTGACGGGCACGAAGATGACCGGGAGGAGCTGGCGCGTGGTCACAGCTCCGGCCTCCGACTTCTCCAGCAGGGTGAGCTGCTGGGTCTGGAAGGGGCTGCCCACCGGGATGACCATGCGCCCCCCGGGCTTGAGCTGGCGCACCAGGGGAGGGGGGATGTGGCTCGCGGCCGCCGTGACCACGATGGCGTCGAAGGGCGCATGCTCCTCCCACCCGTAGTAGCCGTCTCCCACCCGCACGGCCACGTCCCGGTACCCCAGCCGCTCCAGACGCTCCCGGGCCTGCTCTCCCAGGGGAGGAACGATCTCCACGGTGTACACCCGGGCCCCCAGGTCCGCGAGGACGGCGGCCTGGTAACCGGAGCCCGCGCCGAGCTCGAACACCCTGTCTCCGGCGGAGACCCGCACCAGGTCGGTCATCAGGGCCACGATGTAGGGCTGGGAGATGGTCTGGCCGTACCCGATGGGCAGGGGACGATTCTCGTACGCCCGGCTGCGCAGGGCCTCCGGCACGAACTCGTGGCGCGGCACCCGTCCCATGGCCTCCAGCACCCTGGGATCCAGCTCCCGCCTCCCGATGCGGCGGCTCGTGGCCTCCGCGTCGGCCCGGATCTCGGCCACCATGCGGCCGCGGACCACCTCGAAGTCCCCGGCGCGGGCAGACGGCAGCCCGAGGCACAGGGCGACAAGAACGAGCAGGATCTTCATGGTCAGGTCTCCTTGCCCTCCCCCACCGCTCGCACTCCCGCACGGAATGGGACCACCCGCACCCTTCCCGGCTCCCCTTCGGCGCCCTCCACCTCCACCGCCGCCCCCGGCAGGAAGTGCCGGACCACCGCCGCGTTGGTGGTGAGGTGCCGCGTCACCCGGGCCGTGGTGAACGCCGACTCCCCCGCCGCCAGGCACAGGGGAAGGAGGAGCTGGTCGGCCAGATGGGGGTCCACCGCGGCGCCCGACCCGACGAACGCCGCGATCTCGTCAGCCGCCTCGTCGGCCACCCGCTCGGCGGGCTTGCCCCGCTCCCCGAGCCCCGTGGCGCAGCACCGCGCGTGCTCGAAGGCCGCCTCCAGGAAGAGAAACGTCCCCGGCGAAGGGGCATCGATGCTCTGCACGTCCACCGCCACCGGCACGCCGAGCCCCGCCAGCCTCTCCCGGGCCCGGCGGGCCTGGCGGGCCGCAATCGAGGGATCCAGGTTCGCCACGGCCGAGATTCCGGAAACTCCGAGTAGTCTCCCCGGCTCGATCCAGCGCACCGGTCGAAACCCCCGGACCGGCTCGATCCGGGCGGTGATCTCGCCCCCGCCCCGGGGGTAGAACCCGGCGCGGGCAAGCCGCACCTCCAGCCGCGCGCCGACCTGTTCCAGGGCCCACGCCCACTGGCGCTCCAGGTAGTGGGCGCTGGGGCTCCAGGGCACGTGGGTGCCCCCCGTGACGCCAACCGTCGATGCCCCCTCCGCCAGGGCCAGGGGAAGGGCCACCGTCTGGAGGACGAGGGAGGCCGCACCGGCGGTCCCCACGTCGAAGTGGTAGTCCCCGGGCGAAACGCCGCGGGGTGCAAAGGTCAGGG containing:
- a CDS encoding SAM-dependent methyltransferase → MFFFSVSLLSAGALAYQVLLMRLLSVVLWHHFAATVISLALLGYGVSGAVLSLAQGPLVARFPWAYRVCCALFGALAPATFALAQRIPFEPMAAVWEPRQWAYFGAMYLVLAVPFFFAASALGLALRACSADISRIYRADLLGAAAGSLGVLGLLAVLPPGHGLRVVGAAGFLAAAA
- a CDS encoding protein-L-isoaspartate(D-aspartate) O-methyltransferase → MKILLVLVALCLGLPSARAGDFEVVRGRMVAEIRADAEATSRRIGRRELDPRVLEAMGRVPRHEFVPEALRSRAYENRPLPIGYGQTISQPYIVALMTDLVRVSAGDRVFELGAGSGYQAAVLADLGARVYTVEIVPPLGEQARERLERLGYRDVAVRVGDGYYGWEEHAPFDAIVVTAAASHIPPPLVRQLKPGGRMVIPVGSPFQTQQLTLLEKSEAGAVTTRQLLPVIFVPVTGGH
- the rtcA gene encoding RNA 3'-terminal phosphate cyclase — encoded protein: MILVDGAMGEGGGQVLRTSLALSLVTGLPFRIERIRAGRPRPGLAAQHLRSVEAAAAAGGARVEGASKGSAALTFAPRGVSPGDYHFDVGTAGAASLVLQTVALPLALAEGASTVGVTGGTHVPWSPSAHYLERQWAWALEQVGARLEVRLARAGFYPRGGGEITARIEPVRGFRPVRWIEPGRLLGVSGISAVANLDPSIAARQARRARERLAGLGVPVAVDVQSIDAPSPGTFLFLEAAFEHARCCATGLGERGKPAERVADEAADEIAAFVGSGAAVDPHLADQLLLPLCLAAGESAFTTARVTRHLTTNAAVVRHFLPGAAVEVEGAEGEPGRVRVVPFRAGVRAVGEGKET